The following is a genomic window from Photobacterium sp. GJ3.
CCTGATAATTAGACATCAGTCTGGCTTCATCGCTATCGACCAGTGCGATTTTTGCTCCAAGCGAAGCAAAATGAAACGATGCCGCTTTTCCAAGCGGGCAGCCTGCAGCCGTCACAAGAATAACTGATTCTGCAATATTCATAGCGCAATCTTCCTATGTGTGGATACATCGATGTAGTCATGATGCTCAATCAACAGGCGTCTTTCACCCACATGCTGTCTTTATTAATTAATTAAATAACAGCGGATTATTGTTAAATCTTAGTTAAGCAAAGATGGAAAGCGGCATTCAATTGTTCGGCTTATGACGGTTGTCACGAAATTTTACGCTTTGTGAACTTGCCCTAAGAAAATTTTTAATTAGCTGAAATGTAACAGAAATAATGGGGCGCTGATCAGTTGAAGGTGGCGACAGTCCCGTACATTTCTGCCGAGCGCTTGGCACGAATCAGATTCAGATACAGATCCTGAGGTGAGCCTTTCATCGGCTCCGTCTGAACGGGTGGCATCCGACGGCGCTCGTGACCTGAAAGGTTATGATAGAGCTCTTCCGGCAGGCCTTTGGTGTCCTGAGGTGGGAAGGTGATTGCGATCGGCTGCAGAGAACTGAGCAAGCGGGTTGCTGTCAGGCCGCCGACATGAAAAGCATTGGATTGTTCTGCGCCACGTGGGTAGCAGTACTCAGACGTGGTGAGTGGCCCGGGTTCCTGCAATTCGAAGTAGGTGCGTAGCTGTTCTTCCGTCGTGCTGGGCGGCAGTGGTTTCTCGGTCGGTGTCGTTTCAAGATAATCCGGCGACAACATTGCAAGCATCAGCGCGAAATCAGAACGGCGACCCTGCCCAACCGCATGGTTGAGAGAGTGACCGAGCTGCACTTCACTGATCAGATGTGCTTTGTCTAAGGTATGGATTTGCATGAAGTCCGACAGAAAATTAACCACGTGCACTTTCTATCGGACGCTTGAAGAAAATCTTTAGAAAAAAATAGTGTCGATTGCCGGAAAATTAACCAATTGAATCAATGGCTCGCTGCATTCGGCTCAGGGCAAGTTCCAGCGTCGCGCGGGTACAGCCAAAATTCATGCGAACAAAGCCGGGATTGCCAAAATCACGTCCGGGAGAGAAAGCCACCCCAGCTTCCTCGAAGAATTTATGTGGGTTGCTAACCGGTAATGCTGTCGCATCAATCCAGGCAAGATATGTGGCTTCGATCGGGTGCAGTGTCAGGCCGGGCATCTGATTGATTGCCGTCTGCAAGGTATCCCTGTGCTGACGTAAATAGTTCAGTTGCTGATCCAGCCAGGGCTGGCCGTCGCGATAAGCCGCTTCAGCGGCGGTATATGCCAAGACATTCACCTCTGGCACGATACCGGCTTTGGCCCGGTGAAACCGGCGTCGTAACTCAAAATTCGGAATAATGGCCATGGATGCTCCCAGACCGGCAATGTTAAAGGTTTTGCTGGGTGCAAGCAGGGTGATCGAACGCTGTGCGGCATCTTCATCCAGACTGGCGAATGGAATATGCCGGGCCTGTTCATCCAGAATCAGATCACAATGGATTTCATCAGAGCACACAATCAAATCATGTTGTTTGGCGAACTGATGCACTTCGTCTAAATCTTCCCGGGTGTGGACGGTGCCACCTGGGTTCAGCGGATTGCAAAACAGCATGACTTTAGCATTTGCCGGGACATCCGAAGCGGTGAAATCTGATAACCAGCGGCCCTGCTGTAAGGTGACCGGAACTTGGGCTAACGGGCGTTCTGCATGCTTGGCTGCGGCGAAAAATTTCGGATAAATGGGTGTCGGGCTGACGACTGCTTCATGGGCTTGTGTCGTGGCCCGGACTGCCAGATTCAACCCGCAAACCAAACCGGGCAGGTAGACAATCCACTCAGGCTTGATGTGCCAACCATACAGGGTTGCCATGCGCTCAACCAGCAGTTCACTCAAGGCTTCAGGCGCAGAACCATAGCCAAAAATGCCGTGGTCGACATGCTGATGCAAGGCCTGAGTGATGGCATCCGGCACTCTGAAATCACTGTCCGCCACCCACATGGGAAGAACATCCCGGCCCTGATATTTTTGCCATTTAATGCTGTTGCTGAGGGTCCGGTCAATGTGCTGATCGAATAAGTTCAGGGTGTCTGACATGAATGCTCCTGATGCCCTAGATGAATGTTGTTGATTCGAATAGAACTATTATGCGCAGAACCGGCGGGATGTAAAAAGCCCCAATCAAAAATTGGGGCTGAGCAGGGTTCAGAACTGAGGTTTCGCACCAAATTGCTCGGCGGCGTAGGCGACCCGCTCGGCAGGAGATGGCATCTTGTTTGGCGTACCCAGACTTTCAATATGATGCAGCCTGGGTAATAAACCACAGCCATTCGCGATCTGAATGGCCAGACCAGGGCGTGCATTGAGCTCCAGCACCATCGGGCCTTTGACTTTATCGAGTACCATATCGGTTCCCATATAACCCAGGCCGGTCATTTCCCAGGCGCTAGCTGCCAGCTCCAGTAACTTGTGCCAGTTGGGGACGGTCAGTTCGCTGAGCAAGCGTTCGGTGTCCGGGTGCCGTTCAACCGGCTGGTTAAACTGGACCGCCCGGACAGCTTTTCCGCTGGCAATATCAATCCCGACACCCACGGCGCCCTGGTGCAGGTTCGCTTTCCCATCCGAGGCTGCTGTTGAACAGCGCATCATCGCCATCACGGGATAACCTTTAAAGACGATGACCCGGATATCCGGTACCCCTTCAAAGCTGAATCCATCAAAGATATCGTCAAACTGGATCAGGTTTTCCACCATGGCCACATCATTTTTACCCCCCAGCGAGAACAAGCCTGCCAGCGTGTTGGTGATATGACGTTCGACATCCTGCTTATCGATGACGGCACCGGAAGGTTTGGTGTAGAAGCCATCGGCATGTTTGGTAATCACCAGAATCCCTTTGCCGCCTGAGCCTTGGGCGGGCTTGATGACAAAGCCCGGCCAGTCTTTCACCATGTCGTGAATATCTCTGACATGTACCTGGCTTTCGATCACGCCTATCAGTTCAGGCACGGTCGCGCCGGCACGCTGGGCCAGAATCTTGGTTTTCAGTTTGTCATCCACCAGCGGGAAAAGGCTGCGGTTGTTATACCGGCCAATGTAGCTGTGATTGCGTTTGTTCATGCCCATAATGCCGCGTTCGCGCAGCCGCCATGGCGTTGTATATCGGGATAGGAACATGGCTTAATCCTCCGCAAGCGGTTTGAAGCGGCGGAGCTCGCTCAGGCGGTAGCCTGTATAGTTCCCCAGCATCAGGATTAAGGCCATCACAATCAGTTGCAGGCCGATAAAGTTAAATGTCAGATGGCGCACCAGATCATTGGTCATGGCGACATAGACGATAATCGCCGTCAGCAGCGATCCGCCACCCTGGATCAGAACTTCTTTCGCTCCTTCTTCTTCCCACAGGATCGACATCCGTTCGATGGTCCACGACAAGATGATCATCGGGAAGAAGGTGATCGTCAGGCCTTCGACCAAGCCAATCTTAAAGGCAACCACGGTAAAGATAGAGATAATCAGGATCACCGACACGATTACGGCGGATATCCGGGCGACCAGCAGCAGGTTGAGCCGCGACAGATAACCGCGAATGATCAGGCCTGTCCCAACGATCAGCAGGAAACCGAGGACACCGGTGATCAACTGCGTCTGAACAAAGGCAACGGCAATCAGAACCGGCATGAAGGTCCCGGATGTTTTCAGGCCAACGATAACGCGCAAGAACACCACGATGAGAGCGCCAATCGGCACCAGCATAATGGTTTTGAACATTGCCTGTTCTTCAATCGGCAGACTGTGAATCGAGAAGTTCAGTAAGTCTTCAGCCTGTACTTTTTCCCGGGTGGCCTGTTGCGGCGTGATATCCTGAGAAATAATCGAAAAGCTGATATTGGAATTACGGCCACCGATGACGTCTAATAATGAATGTCCCTGCTGGTTCCAGACCAGCACATCATTGGGTTTACCTTCCTGACCCGTGTTGGGATCGAATAAATGCCATTTTTCGCCGCCCCAGACTTCGACCATGGGGGTGATACTCTGACGGCGTCGGCCATCTTCAAGCTGTAACCCCCCAACAATCCGGGAATGGATGCCTTCCAAAGACAACAAAGTGACCACGATGTTCTCTTTCTTGAATGCATTCAACAGCAAGGAAGCATTCTGGTTGTTCCTGTCATTGAGCTGTTTGAGGATTTCACGGGTCAGCGTTGTATTATCTGATGACAGTGTTTTAGCCTGAGCAAGAATTGCCTTGGCCGCAGTTTCCTGCGGGTTATCCAGGCTTGGCGCTTCAGGCTTGCCTCTGGGTTTGTCAGACGAGAAGGTTGCCTGTGGGTCGACCAGCATTTGCGTTTTGTAATACAGCACTTGCTTGCCGGATGCCTGACGAATAGACCATTCCGCACGACGGCCCTGATCCGTGTCGATCAAGGCAACCCCGTAGCCGGGGGAGGAGGTACTTTCATCAATCTGAGTAAAGCCTTTCTGGGTTTCCGGTGCAGCCATGGAAACTTTCACTGCCTGTCCGATCGCATCGAATTCTACCCGTGCTTCCAGCTCCCAGAGGGCACGCTTTTCACCGGGTGTCCAAGGCACGCCATAAACGTCATGGCGGTAAAGACTTAATGCAGTCCCGGCAATCACGAGCAAGGTGATCAGGAAATAAAACGGAATTCTTGACGTCATGACAACCTCTTTATTCTTTATCCTTTGTTGGTTGAATCAAGCAAAGTAATGAATATGAAAATGGGGCAGTGACAGAACGTCATGCCCCATGTAAATGCGATTACCGTCCCTGAACGAACTGTTTTCCGACGTCGACGAGTGCAACATCTTTAAAGAATTCGCGTCCGAGCAACACTGGATAAGTCATCTGTGTTCTGTCGGCCAGTGTAAACTGCGCTTTTTCGTGCAATTTCCCAAGCTTCAGCCACATTTCGACAACAGGGCGGCGCTCGCTGTCATCCGCGGACGACTGACGAATTTTAACCCAGCGGACGACCGGGGCTTCGACAATTTGATCGGCAGGCTGATTCTCTTCACCACTATGGCTCAGGTTAAATCGTGCCCATTGTTTCCCATCACGTTCGAAGACCTGAACATCCAGTGCATTAATGGATGAAGTGGTTGCGCCAGTATCTACTCTGGCCTTAAAAAAGGATTGCACTGAGTCCAGCCAGACCCATTCTTCCTCACCGAGGATCACTTTTCCGTGAGCAGTTTTCGGGTCGATGTCGATAGAATTTTGTGGTACCGGCACTATTTTTTTCTCAACAATTACTTCAGGTTTAGGGGGTGGAACAGAAGCCACTTTGTTCAAGTCTTCTGACATTGATGATAGCTCTTTTTCTAACTTAGCAATGTTTTCATTTTGTTCATTAATTTGCTGCGACATGCGATTGAGACGGAAATGAACATTGGTTTCCATCATTTCAATCGCTGTCAGCGTATTGGTGTCACGCTTCGGTGCGTGTTCGGCGCTGAGCATTGAGCAGCCGGATAGAAAAGTCAATCCAATAAAAATAGCGCTTCGGCCAAGCATTGTTACTCCCGAAAGTATGTTGTTTCGTTATAGGTTTTTTCTTTAGGGGCCGTAGTTTAGCTTACAAAAAAGGATGCGGAAAGCATCCTTTTGTTAACCTTTAGTCAGGATTTGTCGCTATGAGCACGGCCCGTCGTGGTGCGGGATACCCTTCAACCGTTTTCGAAGGATCTTCTGGATCCAGATATTCCGGCAATGAATTATTTGTCATCCAATCCGTCGAGCGCTGTTCATCGGTTGTGGTGACATTTTCATCAACAATACGAACATCCACAAAGCCGGTTTTTTCCAGCCAGACTTTCAGCGCTTTGGCCGACGGGAAGAAGTACACATTGTGCATTTGTGCGTAGCGGTGTGCAGGAACCAGCACCGCATTTTCATCACCTTCTATGACGAGTGTCTCCAAAACCAGCTCACCCCCGGTACGCAACTGGTTTTTTAACTGAAGCAGATGATCCAGCGGCGAGCGACGATGATATAAAACGCCCATACTGAACACGGTGTCGAACGCTTTCAATTCAGGCAGTTGCTCAATCCCCAGCGGCAGCAGGTAAGCGCGTTCATCTTGTCCCATCAGGCGTTTGATGGCTTCGAACTGGATCAAAAACAGGTTCGATGGGTCAATCCCCACGGTCAGTGATGCACCTTCGCCCAGCATCCGCCACATGTGATAGCCGTTGCCACACCCTACATCCAGCACTTTGCGGTGTTTGAGCGGTGAAATATGGGGCAGCACGCGATCCCATTTCCAGTCGGAACGCCATTCCGTGTCAATGTGGATTCCATGCATGTGATACGGACCTTTACGCCATGGATGCAGGAGCCGCAGCAGGCTTTCCAGCCTTTTCTGCTCACCGTCGGCAATGGGGACGTCGTTCTGTACGCTGACCTGAGTGTGCAGGTCGATGATATCCGGTTTGTCTGTCGGAAATTTTTTCAGCGCGCGCATCCAGCGACCCATATCGCCGTGCTGGGCGGCTTCCCAGTCGGATAATTGTTGCGGCAGGATATTGAGCCATGGACGCAGTTGCTCGTCGTTGGCCAGCAAGCGGTAAAATTCTGAAAAGCTAAACATGAGACGGAACGGATACCTTTAAATCAATCAAAGAGGCTTATTTGATGGCAAACAGAGAGCCGAAGTTGAAGCACTGGAACCAGACTTCCACACTGCTGAACCCAATATCGGTCAGGCGTTGGCGGTGAGTCGGAATACTGTCGGGGCGCATGACGTTTTCAATGGCACTGCGCTTCTGGCTGATTTCCAGTTCGCTGTAACCATTGGCACGCTTGAAATCATGGTGCAGGTCAATCAGCAATTCATGTGCCTGATCGTTTTCAAACACATACTTTTCCGACAGGATCAGAATCCCGCCCGGACGCAGACCCGCATAAATTTTTTCCAGCAACTGGCGACGGTCTTCCGGGGCCAGAAACTGCAGGGTGAAGTTCAGCACGACCACAGATGCATTGTGGATCTCGACATTCCGGATATCTGCTTCAACGATCTCGACCGGTGTATCCGAGCGGTAAGCATTCACATGTAAACGGCAGCGCTCCACCATCGCCGGAGAATTATCGACTCCGATAATCCGACAGCCAGGCTGGTTGATGTGGCGGCGCATGGACAGCGTTGCCGCACCCAAAGAGCAGCCCAGGTCATACACATTTGAATCCGGCATGGCGAAACGTTCGGCCAGCATGCCGATGGCAGAGATAATGTTGCTGTAGCCCGGCACCGAGCGCTGGATCATATCCGGGAATACTTCGGCGACCCGCGCATCAAAGGTGAAATCACCCAGCTTTTCAATCGGGGCGGCGAACAAATTATCGTGGCCTGCCATGTCTACTACCTCATTCAGTTACAGATGCCGGACGTTGCCTGTCCTTATCTGCCGTTCGGGGCAGATGTGATCCGGAGATTCCTTCCCCGCAGAAAAGGCGCGTATTGTAGATAAATTCACAACACTTGTCTTGTGCTTTGGCGACCCCGTCAGGGCGGGTTCAGAGTAAGGAAACCTGATCACCGCCTTCAGGCAGTTTCAGATCCGGTAGTGCTCCGGCGTGACCCGCCAGCGCGTGTTGTAACTGCTGATAAAGACGAACGGCTAACTCCGGCGCAAAATCATTGTCCGGCGTGTGAATGAACAGATAGGGCTGTTTGCCCTCTTCAAGCCAGTTCGGCAGGCGTTTCAGCCAGTTGGCAAAGAAAGCATCGTTCGCCGGCAAATCCGGATGTCCGATAAAGCGGACCACCGGATGCTGCGCCGTTGCGACCGCATGCACCGGAACTTTCGGCTTTTTCTGGTGGGCATCGATGACCGCATCTGTAGTCGGCGCAGCAGAGAAGACCGGGCGGGTATCCATGATAATCCGATTGGCCTGATGTTCCCACAGCAGACGATTGAGCGCGGTTTCAGCTTCCCCTTTCGCAAAGAAGGCCAGATGGCGGACTTCAACGCCAACGGTAAAATCCTGCGGGAATTGCTTCAGAAATGCAGACAGGGCAGGCAGTTCAGACGGGCCGAAACTGGCGGGTAACTGTATTTTCCAGATGCCGGTTTTTTCCGCGACTGGCGCCATGATGTGAAAAAACTCGCTCAGCTGGCTCTGACAATGCTGCAATTTGTACTGATGAGTAATGGTTTTAGGCAGTTTAAAGGTAAACCGGAATGAATCCGGTGTCGCCTGCTGCCAGTTGAGCACCGTGGCGGGCTTCGGCGTGGCATAAAACGTGGTGTTGCCTTCCACGG
Proteins encoded in this region:
- the cmoB gene encoding tRNA 5-methoxyuridine(34)/uridine 5-oxyacetic acid(34) synthase CmoB — encoded protein: MFSFSEFYRLLANDEQLRPWLNILPQQLSDWEAAQHGDMGRWMRALKKFPTDKPDIIDLHTQVSVQNDVPIADGEQKRLESLLRLLHPWRKGPYHMHGIHIDTEWRSDWKWDRVLPHISPLKHRKVLDVGCGNGYHMWRMLGEGASLTVGIDPSNLFLIQFEAIKRLMGQDERAYLLPLGIEQLPELKAFDTVFSMGVLYHRRSPLDHLLQLKNQLRTGGELVLETLVIEGDENAVLVPAHRYAQMHNVYFFPSAKALKVWLEKTGFVDVRIVDENVTTTDEQRSTDWMTNNSLPEYLDPEDPSKTVEGYPAPRRAVLIATNPD
- a CDS encoding ATP-dependent zinc protease — its product is MLGRSAIFIGLTFLSGCSMLSAEHAPKRDTNTLTAIEMMETNVHFRLNRMSQQINEQNENIAKLEKELSSMSEDLNKVASVPPPKPEVIVEKKIVPVPQNSIDIDPKTAHGKVILGEEEWVWLDSVQSFFKARVDTGATTSSINALDVQVFERDGKQWARFNLSHSGEENQPADQIVEAPVVRWVKIRQSSADDSERRPVVEMWLKLGKLHEKAQFTLADRTQMTYPVLLGREFFKDVALVDVGKQFVQGR
- a CDS encoding inactive transglutaminase family protein yields the protein MTSRIPFYFLITLLVIAGTALSLYRHDVYGVPWTPGEKRALWELEARVEFDAIGQAVKVSMAAPETQKGFTQIDESTSSPGYGVALIDTDQGRRAEWSIRQASGKQVLYYKTQMLVDPQATFSSDKPRGKPEAPSLDNPQETAAKAILAQAKTLSSDNTTLTREILKQLNDRNNQNASLLLNAFKKENIVVTLLSLEGIHSRIVGGLQLEDGRRRQSITPMVEVWGGEKWHLFDPNTGQEGKPNDVLVWNQQGHSLLDVIGGRNSNISFSIISQDITPQQATREKVQAEDLLNFSIHSLPIEEQAMFKTIMLVPIGALIVVFLRVIVGLKTSGTFMPVLIAVAFVQTQLITGVLGFLLIVGTGLIIRGYLSRLNLLLVARISAVIVSVILIISIFTVVAFKIGLVEGLTITFFPMIILSWTIERMSILWEEEGAKEVLIQGGGSLLTAIIVYVAMTNDLVRHLTFNFIGLQLIVMALILMLGNYTGYRLSELRRFKPLAED
- a CDS encoding VC2046/SO_2500 family protein — protein: MQIHTLDKAHLISEVQLGHSLNHAVGQGRRSDFALMLAMLSPDYLETTPTEKPLPPSTTEEQLRTYFELQEPGPLTTSEYCYPRGAEQSNAFHVGGLTATRLLSSLQPIAITFPPQDTKGLPEELYHNLSGHERRRMPPVQTEPMKGSPQDLYLNLIRAKRSAEMYGTVATFN
- the cmoA gene encoding carboxy-S-adenosyl-L-methionine synthase CmoA, producing the protein MAGHDNLFAAPIEKLGDFTFDARVAEVFPDMIQRSVPGYSNIISAIGMLAERFAMPDSNVYDLGCSLGAATLSMRRHINQPGCRIIGVDNSPAMVERCRLHVNAYRSDTPVEIVEADIRNVEIHNASVVVLNFTLQFLAPEDRRQLLEKIYAGLRPGGILILSEKYVFENDQAHELLIDLHHDFKRANGYSELEISQKRSAIENVMRPDSIPTHRQRLTDIGFSSVEVWFQCFNFGSLFAIK
- a CDS encoding DUF72 domain-containing protein encodes the protein MHFSPPLFVGMAMWSHAPWQRSLYGRGCPSTERLSRYAETFSSVEGNTTFYATPKPATVLNWQQATPDSFRFTFKLPKTITHQYKLQHCQSQLSEFFHIMAPVAEKTGIWKIQLPASFGPSELPALSAFLKQFPQDFTVGVEVRHLAFFAKGEAETALNRLLWEHQANRIIMDTRPVFSAAPTTDAVIDAHQKKPKVPVHAVATAQHPVVRFIGHPDLPANDAFFANWLKRLPNWLEEGKQPYLFIHTPDNDFAPELAVRLYQQLQHALAGHAGALPDLKLPEGGDQVSLL
- a CDS encoding MalY/PatB family protein; this translates as MSDTLNLFDQHIDRTLSNSIKWQKYQGRDVLPMWVADSDFRVPDAITQALHQHVDHGIFGYGSAPEALSELLVERMATLYGWHIKPEWIVYLPGLVCGLNLAVRATTQAHEAVVSPTPIYPKFFAAAKHAERPLAQVPVTLQQGRWLSDFTASDVPANAKVMLFCNPLNPGGTVHTREDLDEVHQFAKQHDLIVCSDEIHCDLILDEQARHIPFASLDEDAAQRSITLLAPSKTFNIAGLGASMAIIPNFELRRRFHRAKAGIVPEVNVLAYTAAEAAYRDGQPWLDQQLNYLRQHRDTLQTAINQMPGLTLHPIEATYLAWIDATALPVSNPHKFFEEAGVAFSPGRDFGNPGFVRMNFGCTRATLELALSRMQRAIDSIG
- a CDS encoding alpha-L-glutamate ligase-like protein, encoding MFLSRYTTPWRLRERGIMGMNKRNHSYIGRYNNRSLFPLVDDKLKTKILAQRAGATVPELIGVIESQVHVRDIHDMVKDWPGFVIKPAQGSGGKGILVITKHADGFYTKPSGAVIDKQDVERHITNTLAGLFSLGGKNDVAMVENLIQFDDIFDGFSFEGVPDIRVIVFKGYPVMAMMRCSTAASDGKANLHQGAVGVGIDIASGKAVRAVQFNQPVERHPDTERLLSELTVPNWHKLLELAASAWEMTGLGYMGTDMVLDKVKGPMVLELNARPGLAIQIANGCGLLPRLHHIESLGTPNKMPSPAERVAYAAEQFGAKPQF